In Pseudophryne corroboree isolate aPseCor3 chromosome 3, aPseCor3.hap2, whole genome shotgun sequence, a genomic segment contains:
- the LOC135057381 gene encoding olfactory receptor 5AR1-like, which translates to MIEEPFNTTEFSFEDLTEDLKLQYFMMLILFISYLVVICGNFTIIVVIWVTPNMHTPMYIFLMNLSIIDIASTSNILPKLLYMLITKYNIISFWECIAQLYVFLLLSCTEVVLLTAMAYDRYVAICHPLIYVSKMSIRHCAGHLVTAWTFGFLNPIGYIALISKMSYCTSHGISHIFCDIAPLLKISCSGVSEVEMLNYIEGTMLGFITFLFTLISYIFIISAILNINSATGRSKAFSTCSSHLTCIILFYVTITSLHMQPTSSYSSKQDKWFSLVYAVLVPMLNPFIYSLKNKDVKKVLLKLKKKWV; encoded by the coding sequence ATGATAGAAGAACCATTTAATACAACAGAATtctcatttgaagacttgactgaaGACCTAAAACTCCAATACTTTATGATGTTAATATTGTTCATTTCCTACCTTGTTGTTATTTGTGGAAATTTCACCATTATTGTTGTGATTTGGGTCACTCCTAACATGCACACTCCTATGTACATATTTCTGATGAATCTCTCCATCATTGACATTGCTTCCACCTCAAATATTTTACCTAAATTATTATATATGCTCATCACCAAGTATAACATAATCTCATTCTGGGAATGTATAGCTCAGCTGTATGTATTTTTGCTACTGAGTTGCACTGAAGTTGTCCTGCTTACAGCCATGGCATATGACCGCTATGTTGCCATATGTCACCCCCTTATCTATGTAAGTAAAATGAGCATAAGACACTGTGCCGGCCATTTAGTTACAGCGTGGACTTTTGGGTTTCTAAACCCTATTGGATATATTGCCCTTATATCTAAAATGTCCTACTGTACTTCTCATGGAATCAGCCACATCTTCTGTGACATTGCACCTTTGTTAAAGATCTCTTGCAGTGGTGTATCTGAAGTAGAAATGCTAAACTACATTGAAGGAACAATGTTGGGATTTATTACATTTCTTTTCACTTTAATCTCATATATTTTCATCATTTCAGCAATCCTAAATATAAATTCTGCTACAGGTCGATCTAAAGCTTTTTCTACCTGCTCTTCCCACCTGACCTGCATTATTCTATTTTACGTGACAATAACATCTTTGCATATGCAACCCACATCCAGCtactcttccaaacaggacaagtggTTTTCTCTTGTGTATGCTGTTTTGGTGCCAATGTTAAATCCTTTCATTTACAGTCTAAAGAACAAAGATGTCAAAAAAGTATTgttgaaattgaaaaagaaatgggtATAG